In bacterium, a genomic segment contains:
- a CDS encoding DUF1820 family protein — MMQNNKTYYAISYKDPKEGTILTLKARKMVDSSLGLGFVAISDFVFENNKLVVTPDEEALMKRLENVKTLHLSIYSILSVSEMGEENKGLKFKHDKANVLLMPNNNKSS, encoded by the coding sequence ATGATGCAAAACAATAAAACGTATTATGCAATCAGCTACAAAGATCCTAAAGAAGGGACGATTTTAACCCTTAAAGCTCGGAAAATGGTTGACTCCAGTTTGGGCCTGGGTTTTGTAGCCATCTCTGACTTTGTGTTTGAAAATAATAAGCTGGTGGTGACTCCAGATGAAGAAGCCTTGATGAAGCGCTTGGAAAATGTCAAAACTCTGCATTTATCAATCTATTCTATTTTATCGGTGAGTGAAATGGGTGAAGAAAACAAAGGTTTAAAGTTTAAGCATGATAAGGCCAATGTTTTGCTTATGCCAAACAATAACAAATCGTCTTAG
- a CDS encoding exodeoxyribonuclease III produces the protein MKLISWNVNGIRAVWKKGFLDWFEQQDADIVAIQETKAWQDQLTEEQLHPKKYHSHWFSAQKKGYSSVALYFKKDPLNITNGLSIDEFDAEGRVVNIEYPEFTLVNAYFPNSQDKGKRIDYKVRFCQAMHKHLDQLKAQGKHVILCGDYNIAHKPIDLARPKANEGNAGYLPEERAWMDTYTDAGYLDIFREFNQNPDQYTWWSYRAQARVRNVGWRIDYFSCNPELKDRLKGMQHQDQVMGSDHCPIELNLKK, from the coding sequence ATGAAACTCATATCTTGGAATGTGAATGGTATTCGCGCCGTATGGAAAAAAGGATTTTTGGACTGGTTTGAGCAACAAGATGCCGATATTGTGGCCATTCAGGAAACCAAAGCTTGGCAAGACCAACTCACAGAAGAACAACTCCACCCTAAAAAGTATCATTCACATTGGTTCAGTGCCCAAAAAAAAGGCTACAGCAGTGTTGCCTTGTACTTTAAAAAAGATCCATTGAATATTACCAATGGTCTGAGCATTGATGAATTTGATGCTGAGGGCCGGGTGGTGAATATTGAATACCCAGAGTTTACCTTGGTTAATGCCTATTTCCCCAATAGCCAAGACAAAGGCAAGCGTATTGATTATAAAGTGCGTTTTTGCCAAGCCATGCACAAGCATTTGGATCAACTCAAAGCTCAAGGCAAACATGTGATTTTGTGTGGGGACTACAACATTGCCCATAAACCCATTGATTTGGCCAGGCCAAAAGCCAATGAAGGCAATGCTGGTTACCTGCCAGAAGAGCGAGCCTGGATGGACACTTACACGGATGCCGGCTATCTTGATATTTTTAGAGAGTTCAATCAAAATCCAGATCAATACACATGGTGGAGTTACCGCGCTCAAGCCAGAGTCAGAAACGTGGGTTGGAGAATTGATTACTTCAGCTGTAACCCAGAACTCAAAGACCGCTTAAAAGGCATGCAGCATCAAGATCAAGTCATGGGTTCCGATCACTGCCCCATTGAACTGAACCTAAAAAAATAA
- a CDS encoding undecaprenyl-diphosphate phosphatase gives MTLLGAFFMGLLQGLTEFIPVSSSGHLAILDLMFDQEAPLFLDVFVHLATLLATLIVFRVQCLKLLRACKQLPVYCIQSLKQKQWLPTHDTHLHFLGLVTISFFVTGCLALLIKDHIEFIGQKPILLACLFILNGFILLSSRYAPIGRKNIKQLNLRDSIWVGLAQAFAVLPGISRSGSCIATLMHLKAERKLVGDYAFILSIPTIFAAFLLTLRGDLSSIQWTEATVAFITAFISGFFALKLLLRWIQQGKLWIFSFYSFLLGITLLTLNII, from the coding sequence ATGACTTTACTGGGTGCATTTTTCATGGGCCTTCTGCAAGGCTTAACTGAATTTATCCCCGTATCCAGTTCAGGACACCTGGCCATTTTAGATCTTATGTTTGATCAAGAGGCACCTTTATTTTTAGATGTTTTTGTTCACTTGGCAACACTTCTGGCCACATTGATTGTTTTTCGTGTTCAGTGCCTTAAACTTTTACGGGCTTGCAAACAGCTGCCAGTATATTGTATTCAAAGTCTCAAGCAAAAACAATGGCTGCCAACACATGATACCCATCTGCACTTTTTAGGGTTGGTCACGATCAGCTTTTTTGTGACGGGTTGCCTTGCGCTTCTCATCAAAGACCACATTGAATTTATTGGTCAAAAACCTATTTTGTTGGCCTGTTTGTTTATCCTCAATGGCTTTATTTTATTGAGTAGTCGCTATGCCCCTATAGGTCGTAAGAACATTAAACAGCTCAACCTGCGTGACTCTATTTGGGTGGGTTTGGCACAAGCTTTTGCTGTGCTTCCGGGTATATCTCGTTCTGGTAGTTGTATTGCCACTTTAATGCATCTTAAAGCCGAGCGAAAGTTGGTTGGTGATTATGCGTTTATTCTTTCCATACCCACTATTTTTGCAGCATTTCTTTTAACTTTGCGCGGTGATTTATCCTCTATCCAATGGACAGAGGCAACTGTGGCGTTTATAACCGCTTTTATTTCCGGTTTTTTTGCTTTAAAACTCTTGTTACGCTGGATCCAACAAGGAAAGTTGTGGATCTTCTCTTTTTACAGTTTCTTGCTCGGAATAACTTTGCTGACTCTTAACATCATTTAA
- a CDS encoding DUF1499 domain-containing protein, with protein MKTKLDPCPKSPNCVCSFDTPKSDSHYIKPIRLRRKTQGLAHLYEFLEARKDCTVLAKKSNYIKAVFVTPLLRFKDDVEFLLAENGRTLHVRSASRVGHSDLGTNRRRIESMRSAIEKL; from the coding sequence ATGAAAACAAAGCTCGATCCCTGTCCTAAATCTCCAAACTGTGTGTGTAGTTTTGATACTCCTAAGTCAGATTCGCATTACATTAAACCCATTCGATTACGCAGAAAAACTCAAGGCTTGGCGCATTTGTATGAGTTTTTGGAAGCTAGAAAAGACTGTACAGTGTTGGCTAAAAAATCCAATTACATCAAAGCAGTCTTTGTAACCCCCCTTTTAAGGTTTAAAGATGATGTTGAGTTTTTACTCGCAGAAAATGGCCGAACATTGCATGTGCGTTCAGCATCAAGAGTTGGTCATTCTGATTTAGGAACAAACCGACGTCGGATAGAAAGCATGCGTAGCGCCATTGAAAAACTTTAA
- a CDS encoding tRNA (cytidine(34)-2'-O)-methyltransferase: MLEVALVHPQIPWNTGNVGRTCVATQTKLHLVKPLGFDLDDKKMKRAGLDYWPNLDLQVHANLEDFQNYLEQNNRRPILFSRFATQSYLDFDYTNKDVLIFGSETKGLPDEFKQQHPTLLANIPTPGQVRSLNLSTSMAIALFEARRQIT; this comes from the coding sequence ATGTTAGAAGTAGCTTTGGTGCATCCACAGATTCCATGGAATACCGGTAACGTTGGCCGAACCTGCGTGGCCACTCAAACCAAACTGCATTTGGTTAAGCCCCTGGGTTTTGATTTGGATGATAAAAAAATGAAGCGAGCGGGCTTGGATTACTGGCCCAATTTAGATCTACAGGTGCACGCTAACCTAGAAGATTTTCAAAATTATCTGGAGCAAAACAACAGGCGTCCTATCTTATTTTCTCGTTTTGCCACGCAATCTTATCTCGACTTTGACTACACCAATAAAGATGTTTTAATTTTTGGTTCTGAAACAAAAGGTTTACCGGATGAGTTTAAGCAACAACATCCAACACTCTTGGCCAATATTCCAACACCAGGACAAGTAAGAAGCTTGAATTTGTCTACATCTATGGCCATAGCTTTGTTTGAAGCAAGACGCCAGATTACTTAA
- the rlmN gene encoding 23S rRNA (adenine(2503)-C(2))-methyltransferase RlmN produces the protein MPIHYKNTYLCDLSKDEFMAFFAQQGLGSGAAKDMFKALYQQPLNDLKILFTKNKHLDEKQLKIDLPEHKTTVAQDQSTKFLINMSHKEAVEAVRMPIINQSSQRTTACVSSQVGCALDCSFCITGTLGLKRNLKTWEVIEQVLLMNQRYPQQPVSNVVFMGMGEPFYNYNAIKRAAEILSDHMGLNIARKRITVSTAGVVPKILSWAKEGQTNLAVSLISAIQEKRSQLMSINDRYPLSELLQSIESYTQSTGKKVLCEYILIKDLTDGQEDIEALAHRLKSLNVTVNLIPYNENKSFAYQRPSKQRILKFRDDLRQKGIFATIRWSYGHDIGAACGQLKKNI, from the coding sequence GTGCCCATACACTATAAAAATACATATCTTTGTGATTTATCTAAAGATGAGTTTATGGCTTTTTTTGCTCAACAAGGTCTGGGGTCAGGTGCAGCAAAAGATATGTTTAAGGCTCTCTATCAACAGCCTTTGAATGATTTAAAAATTTTGTTTACTAAAAATAAACATCTTGACGAAAAGCAATTGAAAATTGATTTACCAGAACATAAAACTACAGTTGCTCAAGATCAAAGTACAAAGTTTCTTATCAATATGTCACATAAAGAAGCTGTTGAAGCGGTTCGTATGCCCATTATCAATCAAAGTTCACAAAGAACAACGGCCTGTGTTTCCAGCCAAGTGGGCTGTGCACTGGATTGTTCATTTTGTATAACCGGTACCTTAGGTTTAAAGCGTAATTTAAAGACTTGGGAAGTGATAGAGCAAGTCTTGTTGATGAATCAACGTTATCCTCAACAGCCAGTAAGCAATGTGGTGTTTATGGGCATGGGCGAGCCTTTTTATAATTACAATGCCATAAAGCGTGCCGCAGAAATTTTAAGTGATCATATGGGGCTCAATATTGCGCGGAAACGTATTACTGTATCAACCGCTGGGGTTGTGCCTAAAATTTTATCTTGGGCCAAAGAAGGCCAAACCAATTTAGCGGTATCTTTGATATCGGCAATACAAGAAAAGCGCAGTCAGCTTATGTCTATCAATGACAGATACCCTTTATCTGAACTGTTGCAAAGTATTGAAAGCTATACGCAAAGCACCGGTAAAAAGGTTTTGTGCGAATATATTCTTATTAAAGATTTAACTGATGGGCAAGAAGATATAGAGGCATTGGCACACCGTCTAAAAAGTCTTAATGTTACGGTGAACTTAATTCCCTACAACGAAAATAAAAGTTTTGCTTATCAACGACCCAGCAAGCAACGTATTCTAAAGTTTAGAGATGACTTACGCCAAAAAGGTATTTTTGCCACCATTCGCTGGAGTTATGGCCATGATATTGGCGCAGCCTGTGGTCAGTTAAAAAAAAATATTTAA
- the orn gene encoding oligoribonuclease: MANQKKCGQYLWLDMEMTGLEPQIHKIIEVAIIITDEQFNVLHSFETPVFQPPEVLERMDEWCVKTHGESGLTAKIPSAPALTKIEVDLCQQLKQHFHSKDKIILAGNSIGQDRKFIDAYMPLLSNMLHYRMVDVSSFKEVFKRHYNLHFEKQNKHRALDDIKESIAELQYYLSFVKKDKF, from the coding sequence ATGGCAAATCAAAAAAAGTGTGGTCAATATCTTTGGCTGGATATGGAAATGACAGGTCTTGAGCCACAGATTCATAAAATTATTGAAGTTGCCATTATCATCACCGATGAGCAATTTAATGTTTTGCACAGCTTTGAAACACCCGTGTTTCAACCGCCAGAAGTTTTAGAGCGTATGGATGAATGGTGCGTAAAAACCCACGGCGAAAGTGGCTTAACGGCTAAAATCCCTTCCGCACCCGCCTTAACTAAAATTGAAGTCGATTTGTGTCAGCAGCTCAAACAGCATTTTCATAGCAAAGACAAAATCATTCTGGCCGGCAACTCCATTGGTCAAGACAGAAAGTTTATTGATGCCTACATGCCGCTTTTATCCAACATGCTTCATTACAGAATGGTGGATGTGTCTTCATTTAAAGAAGTTTTCAAACGCCATTACAACTTGCACTTTGAAAAACAAAACAAACACCGGGCTTTAGATGATATTAAGGAGTCCATCGCTGAACTTCAGTATTATCTGAGTTTTGTCAAAAAGGATAAATTTTAA
- a CDS encoding bifunctional methionine sulfoxide reductase B/A protein, whose translation MIFFVSIGLGLSKTFAWDVNSFKKPQDKILKKQLSPIEYEVTQKNGTERPFKNTYWDNKKDGIYVDVVSGEPLFSSVHKFKSGTGWPSFYQPIDGHYIIEKDDWSFLGKRIEVRSRYADSHLGHVFADGPKPTGLRYCINSAALTFIPKQELKAKGYAEYVNMFDKSATQETKQQLKTAVFAGGCFWCLEKPFDELKGVKKTISGYSGGKAKNAKYKTVAAGGTQHIEALEVTYDPKQISYEDLLQVYWKNIDPFDSQGQFCDKGYQYTPAIFYQGSQEQQQAKASLSLAQRVKKKNESIAVRIVPLKSFFPAEEYHQDYYQKNPIRYKYYRYRCGRDQRLQDIWGER comes from the coding sequence ATGATTTTTTTTGTTTCCATAGGTTTAGGTTTGAGTAAAACTTTTGCTTGGGATGTTAACAGCTTTAAAAAACCACAGGATAAAATTTTAAAGAAACAACTCAGTCCCATTGAGTATGAAGTAACCCAAAAGAATGGCACAGAACGTCCGTTTAAAAATACTTATTGGGATAATAAAAAAGACGGAATTTATGTTGATGTGGTGTCTGGTGAACCATTGTTCAGTTCTGTCCATAAATTTAAATCAGGAACCGGCTGGCCCAGCTTTTATCAACCTATTGATGGCCATTATATTATTGAAAAAGATGATTGGAGTTTTTTGGGCAAGCGCATAGAAGTGCGCAGTCGTTATGCGGACAGTCACCTGGGACATGTGTTTGCCGATGGTCCAAAACCTACAGGTCTACGCTACTGTATTAATTCTGCCGCTTTAACATTTATTCCTAAACAAGAGTTAAAAGCAAAAGGCTATGCCGAGTATGTCAATATGTTTGATAAAAGCGCCACACAAGAGACAAAGCAACAACTAAAAACAGCCGTGTTTGCAGGCGGATGTTTTTGGTGTCTGGAAAAACCTTTTGATGAACTTAAAGGCGTTAAAAAAACCATCTCAGGTTACAGTGGAGGGAAAGCCAAAAATGCCAAGTACAAAACTGTAGCAGCCGGTGGAACGCAACATATTGAGGCTTTAGAAGTTACCTATGATCCAAAACAAATCAGCTATGAAGATTTGTTGCAAGTGTATTGGAAAAACATAGACCCCTTTGATTCACAAGGACAGTTTTGTGACAAAGGCTATCAATACACGCCGGCTATTTTTTACCAGGGTAGTCAAGAGCAGCAGCAAGCCAAAGCCTCTTTGAGTTTAGCCCAAAGAGTAAAAAAAAAGAATGAAAGTATTGCGGTGAGAATTGTTCCATTGAAGAGTTTTTTTCCAGCAGAAGAGTACCACCAGGATTATTATCAGAAAAATCCAATTCGTTATAAATATTACCGCTACCGCTGCGGTAGAGATCAGCGCCTGCAAGACATTTGGGGCGAAAGATAG